The genomic stretch CTGGTGGATGAACGCGAAGGGACCTTTGAGCGGAAAATCCTCGGCGACGGGCCGGAGTGGATCCGCAAAGAGGTGCTGCCGATGGAAGGCGGCGCGGCGGCCGCCTGCCTGCACAACCGTCAGCCGGTGCGCAGCGAGGAAGGGTCGATCGATCCGGCTTTGACCGCCGAGGCGGAACAGGTGCTGGGGGTGAAGCTGCGCTCCTACCTCTGCGCCCCGCTCCGCTCGGGCGACGAATCGATCGGCCTGCTGGACGTGTTCAACAAGCGCGGCGGCCCGTTCACCCCCTACGACCAGGAGCTGATCAGCCTGCTGGCCACCGCGACGGCCGACGCGCTCTACAACAAGCGGTTGATCCAGCAGATGAAGGGGATCAACCTCGACCTGAAAATCAACCGTGAGGAGCTGCTGGGTTCGCGCAACACCCTGCGGGCGCTGTTCGACAATCTCCCCGCCTCGCTCTACATCGTGGACCGCGCCTACGCCCTGCGGGCGATCAACCGCAGCCGCGCCCGCCGCGCCGGCTCGCGCCCCAACCTGCTGGTCGGGCGCTGCTGCTACGAGGCGCTGTTCGGGCGGATCAGCCCGTGCCCCGAGTGCCGGGTGGCGGAGACCTTCCAGAGCGGGAAGGGCGCCGAGCGCGGCTTGCGGACTCAGGATTCCGGCGGCGAGACGAAGGAGTGGGAAATCCACACCTACCCGATCCTCGACGAAGCCGGCCAGGTCGTCCAAGTGATTCTGTTCGAAGAGGACGTGACCGAACGGCGGCACCTCGAGGCGAACCTCGCCCAATCCGAAAAACTCGCCGCGGTCGGCCAGCTGGCGGCGGGGGTGGCGCACGAGATCAACAACCCGCTCACGGCGGTGATCGCCAACGCCCAGCTGATGCAGCGCTCGTTGCCGCCCGAAAGCGATATGCAGGAATCGGTGGAGCTGATCCTGGTCGCCGGAAGCCGCGCGGCCCAGGTGGTGCGCAACCTGCTCGATTTCGCGCGCAAGGAGCAATACCGCTTCGACCGCACCGACGTCAACGAGACCGTCCGGCGGACCCTGGAGCTGGTCCAGCACGAAATGGTCTCGCGCTCGATCGACCTGAAGTTCGATCCGGATCCGGACCTGCCGCGGGTGATGGCCAGCGGCGACCACCTGCAGGGGGTCTGGTTGAACTTGATGCTGAACGCCTTCGACGCGCTGAACGGCATGCCGGGCGAGATCTGGGTCTCCACCCGCCGGCGCGAAAAGGAAGTGCACGTGATTTTCGAGGACACCGGCAAGGGCATCCCGCCCGAGGTCCTGCCGCGGATCTTCGAGCCCTTTTTCACCACCAAACTGCCGGGCCAGGGGACGGGCCTCGGGCTTTCGGTCTGCCACCAGATCATCCGGCAGCACAACGGCCAGATCCTCGTGGAGAGCACCCCCGGCCGCGGCACGCGCTTTACGATTTCGCTGCCGGTGCCGTAACCCCGCGACCGGCGAGCCAACCCGAGAAAAACGAGGACATGCACAGAGCAGGGGTCTTGATCCTTTTGCGGGATCCGTCCAAGAGAATAGCCTGGCAACTGCGGGATGACGACCCCGGCGTGCCGACGGCGAATTCCTGGGGGATATTCGGGGGCTGGATCGAACCGGGCGAATCGCGCCGCGCGGCGGCGATTCGGGAAGTGAAGGAAGAATTATCCGTTGAACTGGACCCATCCCAACTGGATTACCTCGGAGTTTTTGAGATTTACCCCGAAGTCAACGCTTACGTGTATTCTTATTTGATTTTGGACGGGCTGCGGGAGGCGGTTCTGCACGAGGGGCAAGCGTTTGCCTTTTTATCCGCCGCGGAGTGGAAAGGATAGAAAACCGTTCCCCGGCAAGCGGAGTTGGCGGAGTGGTTTGTGCGCGGGGATGGAACGCCTATACGGCATCTTCAATCCGAATGAACAGCTTTCCAACGATCCGTTGATTGGCGGAGTCGATTGTTCGTTCCCCCTTGCCGCCGGCGGTCACCCCATCCCGATGGGACGAGCGGATGTGTGCTTGAGGGGGAGGAAAGTGTGTTTTTCAATGATTCGGCATAAGATCAATTTAATTCGGACGGAAAAAATCATTTCCTAGTACGGACTCCCATGTTCAAGAGATCCGCTTGAGGTGGCGGATATGAAGCCTCAAAGACAGGAGCGTCGTTCCGCAGAATACGACCGCGCCCGGCTTTTCTTGCTGGTTGTTCTTTTGCTTCCCGCCGGCGTCTCGTGCACGCCCGCCGCCGGTTCTCCAACGATCCCCGTCACTTCGACGGCGACGAGGTCGCCGGTCTGTTCAACCGCCCGGCAACCGCCGACCCCCCACCTTCGCATACACGCTCACGCCTTCCAGCACGCCGAAGCCGACGAAATCGGCTTCTTCCATCTCCGCTTTGCCGCTTTGTCGGGAAAGATCCGTTCCAAAAGGAACCTTGCTCTTAACCGCTTCCGGCGTTTTCAAGCTTGAAATCGGATGCCAATCGCCGGAGGATAATTGTCCAGCCATTTTAGATGAGATATTCCATTCTGAAAATATCATAACGGACGCGACATGGTCTCCCGGCGGCAAGAAATTTTTTTTGCCGCCGAAACCGACTCTCCCCCCGTCCCGGAAGGGCATGGGGGCGAGGCTACGGAAATCAGGCTCTTTGCGATTAATCCGGACGGGAGCGCGCCAGAGGTGATTTCCGGCCGCGGCGGATCCGTATCCAATATCGATTCATGCGAAGACGCGGATCGGATTCTATATGAAAGGTTTCTGGATATTTCGAAAATTTATATGGTCGACTCCCGGGGATCCGGTTCGGCTTTCGCCCACGGAGGATAATCCTTTTTTAATCCGGTAAGCTCTCCGCTCGGGCAGGATATCGCCTTCATGACCGAAGACGATCGCCTTTTCCTCAAGCATATCGGCAACAGCATCCATACGTTCGTCGCGGAAAATGCGGCCGGGAGAGCGGCGTGGTCTCCGGACCAAAGGTTCATCGCGTTCTCCCGCATCCAATCGTCTTCCGAATGGGGAACGTGCATCGCAGCCGCCAATCTCGGCTCGGAGAATCCGCCGGCGATTTTATCCCCGTGTCCGATATCGGGAACCGGAACCGACCCCGTCTGGTCCGCGGACGGGAACAATTTATTGACGGTTAATTATTCTTCGCGAGACCCATCCGGTGAGTTGATCCTCTCGGGCGCTCCCGCGGATTCGTCGAGGCCGATGAGGTTCGAGCACGATCCCCGAGTCATCCTCCGGCCGGCGATGAAATCGCAATCGTCGGTTTGGATCGGGCCGAATTAATTCATGGTTATCATCAAGCCGCATATCCCGGTCTGCATGTCGTGCTAATCATGAATATTCAGGAAGATTGTCTTGTCCAATTCGTCGAAGTGCCGAGAGGGTCGCGCGATCCAGATTGGCTTCCGGGTTGATGCGGATACTATCCAGCCCAATAAACATGGAAAGAAAGGATCCTTCATTCCCGGACGGGAACGGGAAATGGTTCTTTTTTGCCTTGATCCGAACATGGAAGCCTCGGCCGTTGCACTGGATTCTCCAAAAGTCGTAGATACCGGCATTTGGAACGGCGTGTATTCGTTCCAACTTTCAACGTAACGCAATAGCCCCCTCCTATGTCCTCCCCCGTTTGGCCTGGAGGGCCAAACGGGGGAGGACTTTTTTCTCCGAATGTTACAATTGGAAAAATTTTGGAGACGACATGAAAAAACGGCATGCCCTCGTTCTGCTGATCCTCGCAGCCTGCGCCGGATCGTCGAATCCGGCCAAGGCCGTGGAGGATTATTTCCAAGCCCTGGTGGATAAGGACGCGACCAAGGCGGTGGCGCTTTCCTGCGCGGCTTGGGAGGAAGGCGCCCGCATCGACGCCGACACCTTCGCGATGTACCCGGCCACCCTGGAAAACGTTTCCTGCCGCGAGGCGGGGACCGACGGCGAGTACCGGCTGGTCGAATGCAGCGGCAAGGCCATCCTGGATTACAACGGCGAACTGCAGGAGATCGACCTGGCCGGACAGACGTACCGGGTGATCCGCGAGGGCGGCGAGTGGCGGATGTGCGGGTATCAATGACGCCGAACCGGATCCTCCGGACCTTGTTCTCGCGGGAAAACCTGTGCGCCGTGGCCTTCTGCCTGGCGCTGATTTTGTTCCTGCTGTTGACGACGGACCAATCCCCGCAATGGATCTATCAGGGGTTCTAGCTTGAACCCGCCTTCACGGTTATGACCTTAACCCACATCCTGGTCTTCGCGGCGGTCTCCTTGGCGGCGGGGGCAATTCCCCGGGCGCGGAAATGGATCCTCTGCGCCGCCGGAATCCTGGCGGTGTACTGGATGCAGCCGGCGCTGCCCGTCCGCAACTTGGATTTCTGGCTGCCGACGGGGTCGGTCGGGCTGGCGGCCTGCGTGTGGGCGCTGACGGCCGGGAAGGGCGGGGGCCGGCGCGAGAATGCGGCCGCCGCGGCGGTGGTTGCCGCCGCAATCCTGGCTGTGGCCTTGACCCGCTACGTGGCGGCGGATCCCTTCCTGACGCCGTCGCGTCCTCCGCAGACCGAATGGGTCCTGATCGCCCTGCTCGCCGCCGGCGCACTCTTCGCGTCGGCATGGATGATCCCGGCCCGCCGGTGGATCCTTGCGGCGGCGGTGGCCGCGATCCTGGCGTTGTTCATCATCCTTAAAACGGATTCGCTGGCGCAGGCGGCGGCGGGCTTCCTGCGCCGCGCGGCCGGCCAATCCGCGGAGTTCGCTTCCCCGCTCGATATCCGCTGGCTGGGATTTTCCTACATCGCCTTCCGCCTGATCCACACTCTGCGCGACCGGATGACGGGGCGGCTCCCGGAATGCGACCTGCGCGAGTTCCTGGCCTACATCGTTTTTCCGCCGGCCGTTGCCGCCGGACCGATCGACAGAATCGAGCGCTTCCTCAAGGATTTGCGCGCCGCCCCGGCTCCGATCGCGGAATTGTTCCCGCCGGGCGCCGAACGGATCGCGGCGGGAATCTTTAAAAAGTTTGTCCTGGCCGACGGCCTGGCGGTCCTCGCGCTGAGCGCCGCCAACGCCGATCAGATCGCCGCCGGGCCGTGGACCTGGTTCTTCCTCTACGCCTACGCTCTGCGGATTTATTTCGATTTCGCCGGATACACCGACATCGCCGTCGGGCTGGGGCGCTGGGCAGGCGTGACCCTGCCGGAAAATTTCAACCGCCCTTACCTCCAGCCGAACCTGACGGCGTTTTGGAATTCCTGGCACATGACGCTGGCGCAATGGTTCCGCTCCTACTTCTTCAATCCGCTGACCCGCGCCCTGCGCACCGGCTCCCGCCGCGTTCCGATGGGCCTGATCATCTTGGCCGGCCAGCTGGCGACGATGGCGCTGATCGGGTTGTGGCACGGAGTCTCCTGGAATTTCCTGCTGTGGGGTTGCTGGCACGGATTCGGTTTGTTCGTGCACAACCGGTGGAGCGAATGGAGCAAAGCCCGGGTGGCGAATCTGGAAAGCCGGCCGCTGGCGAAAAAAACCTACACCGCCGTCGGCACCCTGGCCACCTTCCATTTCGTCGTCCTGGGCTGGGTTTGGTTCGCCCTGCCGAGCGTCGCAAATTCGGCGCGGGTCTTCCTGCGCCTGTTCGGAGCATCCGGATGAGAAAGGGAGCGGACGCCGATGGCTGAGCGCGGACGGTTCATCCGCAACGTGGTGATCAAGGGGCTGATTCTGTTCGCCGCTGCGAACGCGCTCTTGGCCGCGGTCGACCTCTTGCCGCTGTTCGGGCGGATCTCCGTCTACAACCGGATCGTCCCTGGGCGCGTGCGCCTGCCCTACGGCGACGACCCGGCGGCGGACTACAGCCTCAGCCTCTACAACCTCGAGGCGATGTTCGCTTCGCACGAGATCGACGCGCCCCGCGCCGAGGGCGAATTCCGAGTCGTGCTGATCGGGGATTCGGCGACCTGGGGATTCCTGCTCGAGCCCGAGGAAACGCTCGCCGCGCAAATCAACCGCCGCGGCGCCGCTGGTATCCGAATCTACAACCTCGGGTATCCGACGATGACCTTGACGAAAGACTTGTTGATGCTGGACCGCGCCCTGCGGCGCCAAGTCGACCTG from Anaerolineales bacterium encodes the following:
- a CDS encoding GAF domain-containing protein, with protein sequence MESLEYILQTMRREAGAIVVQSSEEGRPVHIAAKNVPPAWSGLQTDPEHPLRAVVGRVLKTGREDPPNSKLELAAAIPLMARSSQQGVLLMAGDPFPTADHYRLIELAHVAGRTLRISRSTESLQAADKELASLHMIASILSSDLELDEIQKAMVAGVRQILDCEFGCLALVDEREGTFERKILGDGPEWIRKEVLPMEGGAAAACLHNRQPVRSEEGSIDPALTAEAEQVLGVKLRSYLCAPLRSGDESIGLLDVFNKRGGPFTPYDQELISLLATATADALYNKRLIQQMKGINLDLKINREELLGSRNTLRALFDNLPASLYIVDRAYALRAINRSRARRAGSRPNLLVGRCCYEALFGRISPCPECRVAETFQSGKGAERGLRTQDSGGETKEWEIHTYPILDEAGQVVQVILFEEDVTERRHLEANLAQSEKLAAVGQLAAGVAHEINNPLTAVIANAQLMQRSLPPESDMQESVELILVAGSRAAQVVRNLLDFARKEQYRFDRTDVNETVRRTLELVQHEMVSRSIDLKFDPDPDLPRVMASGDHLQGVWLNLMLNAFDALNGMPGEIWVSTRRREKEVHVIFEDTGKGIPPEVLPRIFEPFFTTKLPGQGTGLGLSVCHQIIRQHNGQILVESTPGRGTRFTISLPVP
- a CDS encoding NUDIX domain-containing protein; translated protein: MHRAGVLILLRDPSKRIAWQLRDDDPGVPTANSWGIFGGWIEPGESRRAAAIREVKEELSVELDPSQLDYLGVFEIYPEVNAYVYSYLILDGLREAVLHEGQAFAFLSAAEWKG
- a CDS encoding MBOAT family protein; translation: MTLTHILVFAAVSLAAGAIPRARKWILCAAGILAVYWMQPALPVRNLDFWLPTGSVGLAACVWALTAGKGGGRRENAAAAAVVAAAILAVALTRYVAADPFLTPSRPPQTEWVLIALLAAGALFASAWMIPARRWILAAAVAAILALFIILKTDSLAQAAAGFLRRAAGQSAEFASPLDIRWLGFSYIAFRLIHTLRDRMTGRLPECDLREFLAYIVFPPAVAAGPIDRIERFLKDLRAAPAPIAELFPPGAERIAAGIFKKFVLADGLAVLALSAANADQIAAGPWTWFFLYAYALRIYFDFAGYTDIAVGLGRWAGVTLPENFNRPYLQPNLTAFWNSWHMTLAQWFRSYFFNPLTRALRTGSRRVPMGLIILAGQLATMALIGLWHGVSWNFLLWGCWHGFGLFVHNRWSEWSKARVANLESRPLAKKTYTAVGTLATFHFVVLGWVWFALPSVANSARVFLRLFGASG